In Mytilus edulis chromosome 6, xbMytEdul2.2, whole genome shotgun sequence, the following proteins share a genomic window:
- the LOC139528612 gene encoding uncharacterized protein produces the protein MSTKRFPVRRKEHPRIEVNVLKVDADGNSIYDEDFDSNVCHCFPSTSSKFLPSMIYDELKCDHEQTTYIQPAQQSVFTYPWTANTVTGREDLSDDRDSLKSGKLSAIAEEPDGHVTRTAPPFASPSKTVERTKGPYSAPVDPSRWESHGPDFRRAHSEQSVNRLHTGGRPRTLDSREFRGRYVDPKDGQVYKFNVNYGKRNVQASRQADNTI, from the exons ATGTCAACAAAACGGTTCCCTGTTCGGAGGAAAGAACATCCTAGGATTGAAGTTAATGTATTAAAAGTTGACGCAGACGGAAACAGTATTTATGATGAAGATTTTGATTCAAATGTATGCCACTGTTTTCCTTCAACCAGCAGTAAATTTCTTCCATCTATGATTTATGATGAACTAAAGTGTGATCATGAACAGACAACTTATATACAACCCGCTCAACAATCTGTGTTCACTTATCCTTGGACTGCGAACACAGTTACCGGAAGGGAAGATTTATCTGACGACCGCGATTCACTAAAGAGCGGGAAACTTAGTGCTATAGCAGAGGAGCCAGATGGTCACGTGACCAGAACTGCTCCTCCGTTTGCGAGCCCTTCAAAAACAGTTGAAAGAACAAAAGGGCCATATTCAGCACCAGTGGACCCAAGTCGTTGGGAAAGTCATGGTCCTGATTTTAGACGAGCACATTCAGAACAATCAGTCAATAGACTCCATACAGGAGGAAGACCGAGGACTCTAGATTCGCGGGAATTCAGAGGACGATATGTCGATCCAA AGGATGGCCAAGTATACAAGTTCAACGTCAACTACGGTAAAAGGAATGTCCAAGCGTCCAGACAGGCGGATAACACGATTTGA
- the LOC139528611 gene encoding fibrinogen-like protein 1 produces the protein MRIQQLSRATYVLFVIVCAVLGAPTGKPKRKGCRCKKVYKELQASFDAKFKAFENRFTADLPNLNRIANETMKLAEYNARISKLFENVQFTQDALQRESQTLKSVKNQMLEQRLNLKDLNTNFAVIDAVVKNLSDVIDRLANISPLPALSNKIKQINPETKPSIPATQPTEPTPKATTLQEMTSYPKDCHEVHKSGGMKYEGDYYIMIKPEKSPKPFKVLCKVANGTGWTVIQRRQDGSVDFYRNWEDYKAGFGNQNGEFYLGNEHIHHLTTQGDYKLRIDMEEWNGKKYYAVYDIFRIANENDNYRLRITNYHGTAGDSMTTMRDDHNGMQFSTYDRDNDRRSLNNCAVHYRGGWWYSDCFESNLNGRYYTDGQHNDFFQRNGIQWNSIHLHSSLKFVEMMIMPSDGAMNNNHI, from the exons ATGAGGATTCAACAATTAAGCAGAGCAACATATGTACTTTTTGTTATTGTATGTGCAGTGTTAGGAGCACCCACTGGAAAACCAAAGCGAAAAGGATGTAGGTGTAAAAAAGTTTACAAAGAACTTCAAGCATCATTTGATGCTAAATTCAAAGCATTTGAAAATAGATTCACAGCAGACTTGCCAAATTTAAATAGAATAGCTAATGAGACAATGAAATTAGCAGAGTACAATGCTCGAATttctaaattatttgaaaatgtacAGTTTACCCAAGATGCATTGCAAAGAGAAAGTCAAACATTAAAATCTGTCAAAAATCAAATGTTGGAACAGAGGCtaaatttaaaagatttgaatACCAATTTTGCAGTGATAGACGCTGTTGTGAAAAATTTATCGGACGTTATTGATAGACTAGCAAACATTTCTCCATTACCAGCGCTAagcaacaaaatcaaacaaataaaccCAGAAACAAAACCGTCAATTCCAGCAACACAACCAACGGAACCAACGCCAAAAGCAACAACGCTTCAAGAGATGACGTCATACCCAAAAG ATTGTCATGAGGTACATAAATCTGGTGGAATGAAATATGAAGGGGATTACTACATTATGATCAAACCAGAAAAATCACCAAAACCTTTCAAAGTACTTTGCAAAGTAGCCAACGGCACAG GCTGGACTGTGATTCAGCGCAGACAAGATGGATCAGTTGACTTTTACAGGAATTGGGAAGACTATAAAGCAGGATTCGGAAATCAAAATGGAGAGTTTTATCTCGGCAACGAACATATACATCACCTTACAACTCAAG GTGATTACAAACTGCGCATTGACATGGAAGAGTGGAATGGCAAGAAATACTATGCAGTTTATGACATTTTCCGTATTGCAAATGAAAATGACAACTACCGCTTGCGCATTACTAATTATCATGGTACAGCTGGTGACTCCATGACAACAATGCGTGACGACCATAATGGTATGCAATTCAGCACGTATGACCGTGATAACGATAGGCGATCACTGAACAATTGTGCCGTCCATTATAGGGGAGGATGGTGGTACTCGGATTGTTTCGAATCTAACCTTAACGGTAGATATTACACAGACGGACAGCACAACGATTTCTTCCAAAGGAACGGTATCCAGTGGAATAGTATTCATTTGCATTCGTCGCTCAAATTTGTTGAAATGATGATTATGCCATCAGATGGCGCTATGAATAATAATCATATTTGA